The sequence GATGGCCAACCTTAATCTTGACATTAGATACCTAAGTAGATGGATGCTTCATTTTTAAACATGACACTCATCATTTCCTCCTTTCGAGTAACTTCCAGGTGTATGTATGTGATCTTGCAAAATTAGGTGTTTGGAGACTTCTCGACAGCATTTAGTGTGAGACCCAAAATTAGGAAGGACTTGCCCTGACCTAGCAATTAACTTCgaagtcttcttttttttggttctgAAAAAGGGTTTACCCTGGCCCATGCGTTCATGTGGTGGCAGAAACAGGAGTGAGGTGGTGGCCAACCCTCATTTTCATCAGCCACCTCCATCTAAGTGGCTGAATGTTTAGATTTCAATCTGTCAGCCGccatttctttctttgaataactCCTAGGCATTCTTGCTGACTATTCGATGGTCCCACAAGGAACCCTTAGCAGCGCGAGTTAGGCCACCAAATTTAAGACCCAATCGCACCATCTCCCTCCTTATGAGACCTCCCTATAAAATGCCAGCGTTTTCCTCCCCTCCACCGCCACACCAACAGGCCGAACACACTCCCACCACCTCTCTCTCAGCTTTCAAATATCGCCGGCGATCACCCATCACCACCACCTCTCGACAGCTTAAATGGCTCCAAGAGTAATGGACACTGCCCTAGCCCTGGCTTTCATGTCGATGCTCTTGGCCCATGCCTCTGCCCAATCCGGCTGCACGACGGCGATCGTGAGCCTCGCGCCTTGCCTGAGCTACATTACCGGCAATTCTTCGACCCCATCCTCCTCATGCTGCTCTCAGCTAGCAAACGTTGTAAAGTCGCAGCCTCGGTGCCTCTGCACGGTACTCAATGGCGGCGCATCGCTCGGGATCACCATAAACCAGACCCGGGCCTTGGCCCTCCCTGGAGCCTGCAAGGTCCAAACACCACCCGTCAGCCAGTGCAATGGTAGGCTTATCCCTAAAACTTCCTTTACACTTCATCATTCTGGACTCTCCAGCTTATGTTCTTTAGAGACATTGGCTGCAGCACTGATGGTTGTGGGCTTTGGCAGCTGTGGGCAGTGGACCAGCGGAATCTCCTAAAGCTCCAAGCACTCCGGCGACTCCATCCACACCATCGACCCCAGCAAACCCTTCTCCGGAGACCCCATCGACGCCGTCGGTTCCAAGCGGTCCTTCAGGTAGCCCTTAAATATATCGATCCCAGTTATTCGAGCGACCGAAAAGAAATAAGCAAACGTAGTATGGTTTCTACGAgtttaaacaaaaaaaggcTAAAACTAGGATCAGATATCGACAGGATTGATGAATATCATTTAGTTATGAAGGCTTTCTGCTTGCTAACAAGCTTGTCTTCTTGATTGATGCAGAAAGTGGTTCCAAGACCGTCCCCGCGACTGCTGGTGCATCCTCGGGCAGAAGTTCCAAGAAGTCAGGCCGTTCTGTGATGATCTCCATCCTCTTTCTTGCTGCATGCGTCTCACTCGCCAGCTTCTAGGTCTGCGGCATGGTGTAGATGGTGTTTTGCTGCTTATCCGATTCTGTCGCAGCCTTCTGTGTGCTCTTCTGTTCTTTCTCCTGACCTTGGTTCTGTATGCACACTCGGGATACTTTGTACAAGCTCGTCGGATGTTTTGAACGCAtgctttttgattttgatttgcTCATGTACATTTCTTTGTGGTTAATCCAATAGCGGTGCAATCCTCTCAGATAGgtgggggaaaaaaaaggatgaaACGTTCCGAACGCAATGGTAGAGAATTCTTAACTAACCCAAGGGCCATGCAGACTTGCAATTAGATAAGATCAGAACTCAAATGTAAATGAGACATCGACAGTAAAAATTAAAGACTAGAGAACATTCACATGATGGACATCCATAACCATTTCCCAATCATTGTTGCAGTTACTACAGCCAAGCTTGTGCTTAGTAGCCTACCTGGACTAGTAGTTGTTAGGTAGGGCAGCATAGTACAAAACTCCAATTCATTGCGGGTTTTTGGTGGAATCTGGACAAGGGTCAAAAATCTACCTGCTCTGCTAACAGGGGAGTAATTCTGACCTCATATTGGACCAAATCGTTGGCATCTTTTTAACAGATTTTTCTGCTAGAGCTGCTGATGACAAATAGGATGAAATCTTCTTTTTCAAGCAGTTAGGTGGGCCGATGGTTCCATCGCACCAATCTTCTTTCAGATGTTCCATGTCCCTGCGTTCGGGCTTCCTATTGTTAGGAAACTGATCAagtttgtcacgccccgagccaaACGTCCGGGTCCGGCATGTGACACAGCCGCATACTCCCTAAAGCAGAGCCCTAGAGAATATGCAAGGCCTAAAAATATATCACAACCCCAATATTTGTAATCAATAATAATCTTAATTTATACCCGACAACAAAGTTGATCCAATTACCAAATTTGATCATCCAACCAGTACCAGTGATGCTCTATCTAATCATCCCCTCCACTTGTAATCTCAACCATAGCCATGTATTATGCAACCTGCACtatgaaaagagaaagagaaaagggtTGTAAGCTTTACAGcctagtaagaatccctacacctCTATACCAAcgcaataataatataaatttaaaaattataagaaaTCGTTGCACACATCATGAAATCACAAATCAACTATCAATAATGCTCAAATAATCAGTATAAATATATACGCCATATATTAGTAGAAATCCAACCATTTGAGGgtgatatagcatatgatatCTCATAAATCTTTATTAGTGTTTTTAATGCTTTttattccattttttttaaacttgatccagatcaattatcttttcaaCTTTGGGCTAAATTCCAGTCATGTTtctagcctgtgacggggcaaccaGTAGTTTtcacatttttgacatgtgacGAAGCAACCAGTAGTTTCACATTTCTCAACtatgatggggcaatcaatataacatggttagtctagAACACTACATCCATTAGTCTGATTATATAAGTGCAAGTTATACTCATACATGCACCCATCATAATATCCATCAGAAGCAAACATAATCAAAATATGAATTAATACCAAAACCATCATAAAACCATTCATGCTTCTTACTTATATGGATGGATCATTAACATATCATACATATAGGtacaaaaatatctatatcataCAAGTCGGTGAAAATAGATTCTTATCTTTTTGCTGACAACCCAGATAGAGTACCACGATCTACGAACCGATGTGCAGAGAACCCTGCTCAATGTCCTCTTCCCTAAAAGATCGTTCTCTTACATAACCAAATCAACATAAAAAATTATCCAACCCTCTATTGACTACTCAAGGGTCCAccattatataaaaatataggaCTGCCCTTTGAGCCCCATTAACCAAATTTTTTTCGGATCAagctagagagagaaacaaTTTAGATAGAAAATAAAGTcctatagagagagaaagtccaaTGGAGAGAAAAAATTTCATAGGGAGACAAAGTCCAGTACAGAGAGAAACTaagaaacaagagagaggagagagaacgagaagagaaaaagaagagagagggctctcttcttctccaaaaTAGGGAGAGAGTTGTCTCTCCCTTTCCTCATCAAATCAGAGGGACGACAGCCATGGTGGCTAGCCCCACGACGGTAGTCACGGGCGACCTGTTGGCCTCTAcctcgccggcgatggtggccggtcAGCacaagagagaaggaagaaaaataaaaaaagcaaGGGGTGATCAGCTCGGCATGGTTCAAGGCCGATTTTCTAGACCGACGGCCACACAGCCTTAACTATCCTAGGAAGTATTAAAGTTTGGCCCGAACTGGCAGCCGATGGTGGTGAATGCGGGAGGAAGAGATGTCGAAATAGGGCACCCCTATTTCAGATTGAATCTCGGTAATCGGCTCAAACCTAAGCAAGAACAGTTATAAATCTACAAAAATAAGGAGGAGGCGAAGAGCTCTCACCTTGTTCTGGTGAAGCTTCCGGCGAGGTTTCTTACAAAGATTCAAGGAAGCTCGAAGAAGAATAGCTTGAATCACGATGATTCTCGACAGTTTGGGTAGAGAAAATCAAAGAAGGGGAAGGAGAATTATATATACAAGATTTCCGAGTTCGATTCAAACTTGGACTGCCCTCGAAAAACTTTCTTCTCCGCCGGAAtcagaaaggaaaaagatttgCAGCCGAGGTCTTCCCCGTTTCCCCCACGTGCGGAGCATGGGTCAGGTTTGGGTCGGCCAACGAGCCcaaaagaaaatctttttttatttttgtttttttgtgtcTTCGGCCAAATTTGACTAGGCCGATCGAATGGACCAGGCCCAATTCACTTTAAGGGTCGGGTTTTACATTCTCCCCTCTTAAAATAATTTCATCCTCGAAATTAATGCACTAGCCTCAAACTTTGAAGTATGGAACCATCGTATCATCCTCGAGCTCCTAAACAATCTCTCTCTCAGAAAACCCGCTCACAAGATATTGACATATAAAATTTCTgacatctcaaaacttgatctttTTCATCTACAACACATAACaggttcttttgatctcctttaaaaaaaaaaaaaaaaaaaaaaaaaaaaaaaaaaaaaaaaaaaaaaaaaaaaggcaaacctCCCAACACATCACAAGCTTGTCTTCTTGATTGATGTAGAAAGTGGTTCCAAGACCATCCCCTCGACTGCGGGTGCATCCTCAGGCGGAAGTTCCAAGAAGTCAGGCCGTTCTGTGATGATCTCCATCCTCTTTCTCGCTGCGTGCGTCTCACTTGCCAGCTTCTAGGTCTGCTGCATGGTGTAGATGGTGTTTTGCTGCTTATCCGATTCTGTCACACCCTTCTGTGTGCTCTTCT is a genomic window of Phoenix dactylifera cultivar Barhee BC4 chromosome 4, palm_55x_up_171113_PBpolish2nd_filt_p, whole genome shotgun sequence containing:
- the LOC103696834 gene encoding non-specific lipid transfer protein GPI-anchored 19-like, with protein sequence MAPRVMDTALALAFMSMLLAHASAQSGCTTAIVSLAPCLSYITGNSSTPSSSCCSQLANVVKSQPRCLCTVLNGGASLGITINQTRALALPGACKVQTPPVSQCNAVGSGPAESPKAPSTPATPSTPSTPANPSPETPSTPSVPSGPSESGSKTVPATAGASSGRSSKKSGRSVMISILFLAACVSLASF